Proteins encoded within one genomic window of Lampris incognitus isolate fLamInc1 chromosome 19, fLamInc1.hap2, whole genome shotgun sequence:
- the LOC130129757 gene encoding E3 ubiquitin-protein ligase RNF31, which translates to MSSSPSAAKLEEERRRAVSYLSSSGSAQDVKSEIQTMANIPLALSDKYLHIPAEAMLRDNVVSQNRQEVLESMGRLVKAFSILEKYGCNLTTPTRPRYWRSVKHNNPVFRATVDAIKGGRGVLYLYGYSNQQFDGLSFPDDITDPDVEKVAAVTLEVMTLRTEVDMLIKGTHPHPEFFRDIPLIVQQDELVSDAVVIPLAPGEEPVDTGTKPHSPPSPSKPAQIPGPGLPSKPPTSTTVSKCNLCGGVSSLICPSCGHLPFCEPCDGLFHLHLSRANHKRERIQKTKQEICSICGIASVQVQCSSCVQRLCLNCDRLYHSHPDRRGHNRSALRPDKPSSPSLLPWQCGHCTTVNEVRAVLCVTCERPRLATVAALSTQEDPTSIPSSPNTEWRCKSCTVVNQGSSVLCAVCERPRLATRPPLIPAPSNTASLADASSEWTCQVCTYVNTKPAAVCEMCNSPCKDLAAASTPHSLLLAPSLIKEPLQATVKPQPKPRVSLHQKRQKIMREDGLNLVHQIREAEKQGVSPEEVYAALCVCGGSNINPCDWLTSELPHLLDEICAMAASVQLNYIARDSGSQVSMERDGGTSGQHSVNMAGEGVQLSRAEAKQAWLAAGGDTERAVKQLLRDRQIKLRELRSLGFREVSQCEEALRQSGGEMKGALSLLQRPLLEPFHQRIWSEQPEAPFDLTNPDKQRMCRRLLALYDLPSWGRCELALSLLQEPDISYSLEDVVQAVKESHNRDLIKRLLNNECPCCLGIFPCSKMQSLTSCQCSVCHECFGQHFTVAVRDKHIRDMVCPVCSGPDINDPEQLDSYFSTLDIQLRDCLELDVYELFHKKLTEHALMKDPKFLWCCHCTSGFINDGDQLKVTCPSCHKSFCAQCKKPWEVQHQDLSCEKFQQWKRENDPECQRQGLAGYLRDNGITCPHCRFQYALTKGGCMHFTCSQCRYQFCSGCNNPFHTTACKTARCKITGLHAHHPRDCLFYLRDWEPPRLQALLQRNGVEFNIDPPNGTQNDACGVMEQKDEGGQQNDSPCGIQTQPGQAGLCEKHYKEYLVSLINGHSLDPAPLYTIVELTVACERYQVESPRAENEDDNTYHTRLLKKLMDVQLGEKVPRNK; encoded by the exons ATGAGCAGCAGTCCGTCGGCCgccaagctggaggaggagagaaggagagccGTGTCCTACCTGTCCTCCTCAGGATCTGCCCAGGATGTCAAGTCTGAGATCCAGACCATGGCCAACATCCCCCTGGCCCTCTCGGACAAGTACCTCCACATCCCTGCAGAAGCCATGCTGAGAGACAATGTGGTCAGCCAAAACAGACAGGAG GTCCTGGAATCGATGGGTAGACTGGTCAAGGCCTTCAGTATCCTGGAGAAGTATGGATGCAACCTAACCACCCCCACCAGACCTAGATACTGGCGCAGTGTAAAACACAACAACCCTGTCTTCAGGGCCACTGTGGATGCCATAAAG GGTGGGCGCGGAGTGCTGTATCTTTATGGCTACAGTAATCAGCAGTTTGACGGCCTCAGTTTCCCAGATGACATCACTGACCCAGATGTTGAGAAAGTTGCTGCAGTGACCCTAGAGGTCATGACCTTGCGCACAGAGGTGGACATGCTCATCAAG GGTACACATCCTCACCCTGAATTCTTCAGAGATATCCCATTGATCGTCCAACAG GACGAGCTGGTGAGTGACGCTGTTGTGATACCACTGGCACCAGGGGAGGAACCTGTAGATACAGGGACAAAGCCCCATTCCCCGCCCTCCCCAAGTAAGCCTGCTCAAATTCCCGGGCCTGGGCTTCCCTCCAAACCACCCACCTCCACTACAG TCAGCAAGTGTAACCTGTGTGGCGGTGTGTCCTCACTGATTTGTCCATCTTGTGGTCATCTTCCTTTCTGTGAACCATGTGATGGACTCttccacctccacctctccagagccaatcacaagagagagagaatacagaaAACCAAACAGG AAATCTGCTCCATCTGTGGTATAGCCTCGGTGCAAGTCCAGTGCTCTAGCTGTGTTCAGAGACTGTGTCTGAACTGTGACCGGCTGTACCACTCTCACCCTGACCGCAGGGGCCACAACAGAAGTGCCCTTAGACCAGACAAACCATCCAG TCCGTCTCTTTTGCCATGGCAGTGTGGTCACTGCACAACAGTGAATGAAGTTCGGGCTGTGCTCTGCGTGACCTGTGAACGACCTCGCCTCGCCACGGTGGCTGCCCTGAGCACACAGGAAGATCCAACATCAATTCCGTCGTCCCCTAACACAG AGTGGCGCTGTAAGAGCTGTACAGTTGTGAACCAAGGTAGCAGTGTCCTGTGTGCGGTGTGTGAGCGCCCCCGCCTGGCCACCCGCCCCCCTCTCATCCCGGCCCCATCCAACACAGCATCACTGGCAGACGCTTCATCAGAG TGGACGTGTCAGGTCTGCACCTACGTGAACACCAAGCCAGCAGCGGTGTGTGAGATGTGCAACTCCCCATGTAAAGACCTCGCTGCGGCCTCCACTCCCCACTCTCTCCTCCTGGCGCCGTCTCTCATCAAGGAGCCCCTGCAGGCCACCGTGAAGCCTCAGCCCAAACCCAGGGTCAGCCTGCACCAAAAGAGGCAGAAGATAATGAGGGAGGATGGGCTGAACCTAGTTCACCAAATCAGA GAAGCAGAGAAGCAGGGAGTCAGCCCAGAGGAAGTGTACGCCGCCCTCTGTGTTTGCGGCGGCAGTAACATCAacccatgtgattggctgacatCTGAGCTGCCTCATCTGCTGGACGAGATCTGCGCCATGGCAGCCTCAGTCCAGCTGAACTACATTGCAAGGGATTCTGGGTCGCAGGTCAGCATGGAAAGAGATGGAGGGACGTCAGGCCAGCATAGTGTTAACATGGCTGGTGAAGGTGTCCAGCTGTCCAGAGCTGAGGCCAAGCAGGCATGGCTGGCAGCAGGTGGCGACACTGAGAGAGCAGTGAAGCAGCTCCTTAGAGACCGACAAATCAAG CTGAGGGAGCTGCGGTCCCTGGGCTTCCGGGAAGTGTCCCAGTGTGAGGAGGCCCTGCGGCAGAGCGGAGGAGAGATGAAAGGAGCGCTGTCTTTGCTGCAGCGCCCCCTTCTGGAGCCCTTCCACCAGCGCATCTGGAGCGAGCAGCCCGAGGCACCTTTTGATCTTACCAACCCTGACAAACAG AGAATGTGCAGGCGTCTGCTGGCACTGTACGATCTGCCCAGCTGGGGGCGTTGTGAGCTGGCCCTGTCTTTACTCCAGGAGCCAGACATCTCCTACTCCTTGGAGGATGTGGTGCAGGCGGTCAAGGAGTCCCACAACAGAGACTTGATCAAGCGCCTCCTCAACAATGAGTGCCCCTGCTGCCTGGGCATCTTCCCTTGCAGCAAG ATGCAGTCGCTGACCTCGTGCCAGTGCTCCGTGTGCCATGAGTGTTTCGGGCAGCACTTCACTGTTGCTGTGAGAGACAAGCACATCCGGGACATGGTGTGTCCTGTCTGCTCCGGCCCAGACATCAACGACCCCGAGCAGCTGGACAGCTACTTCTCTACCCTGGATATACAG CTGCGGGACTGTCTGGAGCTGGATGTGTACGAACTCTTCCACAAGAAGCTGACGGAGCATGCCCTGATGAAGGACCCAAAGTTCCTCTGGTGCTGTCAT TGCACCTCTGGGTTTATCAACGATGGAGACCAGCTGAAAGTCACCTGTCCATCTTGCCATAAAAGCTTTTGTGCTCAGTGCAAGAAACCC TGGGAGGTCCAGCACCAGGATCTGTCTTGTGAGAAGTTCCAGCAGTGGAAGAGAGAGAATGACCCGGAGTGTCAGAGACAAGGCCTGGCTGGTTATCTCAGAGACAACGGAATCA CCTGTCCTCACTGCAGGTTCCAGTACGCTCTGACCAAAGGCGGATGCATGCACTTCACCTGCTCCCAGTGTCGCTACCAGTTCTGCAGTGGCTGCAACAACCCTTTCCACACA ACGGCTTGTAAGACAGCTCGGTGCAAGATCACAGGTCTACATGCTCATCATCCCCGCGACTGTCTCTTCTATCTCAGGGATTGGGAGCCACCCAGACTACAGGCCCTACTGCAG AGGAACGGCGTGGAGTTCAACATAGATCCTCCAAACGGCACGCAGAACG